A portion of the Streptomyces sp. NBC_01335 genome contains these proteins:
- a CDS encoding rhomboid family intramembrane serine protease, with amino-acid sequence MIEQRDAGPLGAVRRLRLPAAAGGAPVTYGLMAVCCLVFLAGPVSGFGPSYGTADAALAAQAGYFERWGVIPADLWDGSAHAWLTPFTALFVHGGWLHLLGNMLFLHVFGAMAEERMGHLGFALFYTGCGYLTLVVYAAAYADSAQTLVGASGAISAVLGAFLRLFPRARVTSIFPFLLFLPLRFPAWIVLLFWFALQWLAARSAGSGPGVAYLAHVAGFAAGFVLARGVHRRGARVKTPATATEGESQP; translated from the coding sequence ATGATCGAACAGCGTGACGCGGGCCCGCTGGGCGCGGTACGGAGACTCCGCCTCCCGGCGGCGGCGGGCGGAGCCCCCGTCACGTACGGCCTCATGGCCGTGTGCTGCCTGGTCTTCCTCGCCGGCCCGGTCTCCGGGTTCGGCCCCTCCTACGGCACCGCCGACGCGGCCCTCGCCGCCCAGGCGGGCTACTTCGAGCGCTGGGGGGTGATCCCCGCCGACCTGTGGGACGGCTCCGCGCACGCGTGGCTCACCCCGTTCACCGCGCTCTTCGTGCACGGCGGCTGGCTCCACCTGCTGGGCAACATGCTCTTCCTGCACGTGTTCGGCGCCATGGCCGAGGAGCGGATGGGCCACCTCGGCTTCGCCCTCTTCTACACGGGCTGCGGCTATCTGACCCTGGTGGTCTACGCGGCGGCGTACGCGGACTCCGCACAGACGCTGGTCGGCGCCTCGGGGGCGATCTCGGCGGTGCTCGGGGCGTTCCTCCGCCTCTTCCCCCGGGCGCGGGTCACCAGCATCTTCCCGTTCCTCCTCTTCCTGCCGCTCCGCTTCCCCGCCTGGATCGTGCTCCTCTTCTGGTTCGCCCTCCAGTGGCTTGCGGCCCGCAGTGCGGGGAGCGGTCCGGGCGTGGCCTATCTGGCCCACGTGGCAGGGTTCGCCGCCGGATTCGTCCTGGCCAGGGGGGTCCACCGGCGTGGGGCTAGAGTGAAGACACCAGCCACGGCCACCGAGGGAGAAAGCCAGCCGTGA
- a CDS encoding NYN domain-containing protein — protein sequence MEQPTNGADPADGADGAVEALDRPLPEGVRRRVVALVSDAFGGLTVGELPAQLRQYARFTPTRRAKFAGNAMAAALEGDARFRGRIGERIAAAQPELARALEAGAPPAAADPVDVAAAAYVLRPVGWVKLVQAAGEEVQRATAERADDESRRETERLREELAHARGQTKADTERLRAELDAARKESESLHRKLRSALSEVKRSEAALRRAAAEADAVRAEAAAQVSQAESETRRLKTRLAEAETAVETSRRAAREGRSVEDMRLRLLLDTVLDAAAGLRRELALPPSTSRPADGVEAVEPGRMSPKDIAARALSETDPALLDQLLALPQAHLIIDGYNVTKTGYPQMPLEKQRLRLLGGLSMLAAQTGAEMTCVFDGAELAVPVLLAPPRGVRVLFSKAGVTADELIRQLARAEPPGRPVVVVSTDREVADGVAKAGARPVASALLLKRLSRV from the coding sequence GTGGAGCAGCCGACCAACGGCGCTGATCCGGCCGATGGGGCCGACGGCGCCGTCGAGGCGCTCGACCGCCCGCTGCCCGAGGGAGTGCGGCGGCGGGTCGTCGCGCTGGTCTCGGACGCCTTCGGGGGTCTGACGGTCGGCGAACTGCCCGCGCAGCTGCGGCAGTACGCCCGCTTCACCCCGACCCGGCGCGCGAAGTTCGCCGGGAACGCCATGGCCGCCGCGCTGGAGGGCGACGCGCGCTTCCGCGGGCGCATCGGCGAACGGATCGCGGCGGCCCAGCCGGAGCTGGCCCGCGCCCTGGAGGCCGGTGCGCCGCCCGCCGCCGCCGATCCGGTGGACGTCGCCGCCGCCGCGTACGTGCTGCGCCCGGTCGGCTGGGTCAAGCTGGTGCAGGCCGCCGGCGAGGAGGTCCAGCGGGCCACCGCGGAGCGCGCCGACGACGAGAGCCGGCGCGAGACGGAACGCCTGCGCGAGGAACTGGCGCACGCGCGCGGCCAGACCAAGGCCGACACCGAGCGGCTCCGCGCCGAACTGGACGCCGCCCGCAAGGAGTCCGAGTCGCTCCACCGCAAGCTGCGCAGCGCCCTCAGCGAGGTCAAGCGCAGCGAGGCCGCGCTGCGCCGGGCCGCCGCCGAGGCGGACGCGGTACGCGCCGAGGCGGCGGCGCAGGTCTCCCAGGCGGAGAGCGAGACCCGCCGGCTCAAGACCCGCCTGGCGGAGGCCGAGACGGCCGTGGAGACGAGCCGCAGGGCCGCCCGAGAGGGCCGCTCGGTCGAGGACATGCGGCTGCGGCTGCTGCTGGACACCGTGCTCGACGCCGCCGCGGGGCTGCGCCGCGAGCTCGCGCTGCCGCCGTCGACCTCCCGTCCCGCGGACGGGGTGGAAGCGGTCGAGCCGGGCCGGATGTCGCCCAAGGACATTGCCGCGAGGGCGCTTTCGGAGACCGATCCGGCACTCCTCGACCAGCTGCTGGCGCTGCCGCAGGCGCACCTGATCATCGACGGCTACAACGTCACGAAGACCGGCTATCCCCAGATGCCGTTGGAGAAGCAGCGGTTGAGGCTGCTGGGCGGGCTGTCGATGCTCGCCGCGCAGACGGGCGCCGAGATGACCTGTGTGTTCGACGGGGCGGAGCTGGCCGTGCCGGTGCTGCTCGCGCCGCCGCGCGGGGTGCGGGTGCTCTTCAGCAAGGCGGGGGTGACCGCCGACGAGCTGATCCGCCAACTCGCCCGTGCCGAACCGCCGGGGCGGCCCGTCGTGGTGGTCTCCACCGACCGGGAGGTGGCGGACGGGGTGGCCAAGGCCGGTGCCCGGCCCGTCGCGTCCGCCTTGCTCCTGAAGCGGCTTTCGCGCGTTTAG
- a CDS encoding Lrp/AsnC family transcriptional regulator, protein MITAIVLIKTSVDRIPEIAESIAALDSVSEVFSVTGTYDLIAMVRVARHDDLAEVIPGRISKIPGVEATDTHVAFRTYSQHDLEAAFAIGLDA, encoded by the coding sequence GTGATCACCGCGATCGTGCTCATCAAAACCAGCGTCGACCGGATTCCGGAGATCGCCGAGTCCATCGCGGCGCTGGACAGCGTCAGCGAGGTCTTCTCGGTCACCGGTACGTACGACCTGATCGCCATGGTCAGGGTGGCCCGCCACGACGACCTGGCCGAGGTCATCCCCGGCCGGATCAGCAAGATCCCCGGCGTGGAGGCCACCGACACGCACGTGGCCTTCCGTACGTACTCCCAGCACGACCTGGAAGCCGCCTTCGCCATCGGCCTCGACGCGTAA
- a CDS encoding C40 family peptidase, producing the protein MVSHRRPTQSGLNRGVRATVLTAAAASAAAGLTGAPASAAAPHDRDATRARVDQLYREAERATEGFNRAGEETGRLRDEVARAQEAAARTRAALNQMRGGLGAIAGAQYREGALDPALALLFSSDPDTFLDRAATLDRLGARQALALDKLRRTRQKLDQIRAEAADDLRDLERSRATVARHKRTVESKLAEARRLLAALPPGQRAAYDDARASRSGRPSDPGGTGDLSALREAAAGLPGSARALAALAAAQQALGRPYVWGANGPSGFDCSGLMQWAYARAGVSLPRTSQAQRYAGHMVPLSQALPGDLVAYRADASHIAMYAGNGQVIHAPYPGAAVRYDPVGMMPVSSVTRV; encoded by the coding sequence GTGGTGTCCCATCGCCGTCCCACCCAGTCCGGCCTCAACCGGGGCGTGCGCGCCACGGTCCTCACGGCGGCCGCGGCGAGCGCCGCCGCCGGCCTCACCGGGGCCCCGGCGAGCGCGGCGGCCCCGCACGACCGCGACGCCACCCGGGCCCGCGTCGACCAGCTGTACCGCGAGGCGGAGCGGGCCACCGAAGGGTTCAACCGGGCCGGCGAGGAGACCGGCCGGCTCCGCGACGAGGTCGCCAGGGCCCAGGAGGCCGCCGCCCGCACCCGGGCCGCCCTCAACCAGATGCGCGGGGGCCTCGGCGCCATCGCCGGGGCGCAGTACCGCGAGGGGGCCCTCGATCCCGCCCTGGCCCTGCTCTTCTCCTCGGACCCGGACACCTTCCTCGACCGGGCCGCCACCCTCGACCGGCTCGGCGCCCGCCAGGCGCTCGCGCTCGACAAGCTCCGCCGCACCCGCCAGAAGCTCGACCAGATCCGCGCCGAGGCCGCGGACGACCTGCGGGACCTCGAGCGCAGCCGCGCCACCGTGGCCCGCCACAAGCGCACCGTCGAGTCCAAGCTCGCCGAGGCCCGCCGGCTGCTGGCCGCCCTTCCGCCCGGGCAGCGCGCCGCCTACGACGACGCCCGCGCGTCCCGCTCCGGCCGTCCCTCGGACCCCGGCGGCACCGGAGACCTGTCCGCCCTCCGGGAGGCCGCCGCCGGCCTCCCCGGCTCGGCGAGGGCCCTCGCCGCCCTGGCCGCCGCCCAGCAGGCGCTCGGCCGCCCGTACGTCTGGGGAGCCAACGGCCCCAGCGGCTTCGACTGCTCCGGGCTCATGCAGTGGGCCTACGCCCGCGCGGGCGTCAGCCTGCCGCGCACCTCCCAGGCCCAGCGGTACGCGGGCCACATGGTGCCGCTCTCCCAGGCGCTCCCCGGCGACCTCGTCGCCTACCGGGCGGACGCCAGCCACATCGCCATGTACGCCGGGAACGGCCAGGTCATCCACGCCCCGTACCCCGGCGCCGCGGTCCGCTACGACCCCGTCGGCATGATGCCCGTCTCCTCGGTCACCCGGGTCTGA
- a CDS encoding C40 family peptidase, with product MASHRRPKQPSRTRVTVLTATAAAAVALSAQAAHADPKPTKTEVKAKVDKLYSEAEAATEKYNGAKEQQEKLKKEVDALQDKVAREQADLNSLRGELGSLATAQYRSGGIDPSVQLFFSSDPDTFLDQASALDSLTAKQAESLEKIQAKQRTLAQERKEAQAKLSELSEVRDALGANKKKFQKKLSDAQTLLNTLTAAERQKMADEDARASRSAGTRVDLGNEAPASALGAAALANAATQIGKPYVSGGTGPSSFDCSGLTQWAYAQAGVAITRTTYTQINQGTRIGRSQLKPGDLVFFNNTEHVALYAGDNTVLHAPHPGAYVRYESMNTIGSFQVGVRI from the coding sequence GTGGCGTCCCACCGTCGACCCAAGCAGCCGAGCCGCACCCGTGTGACCGTGCTCACCGCGACCGCAGCAGCCGCCGTGGCCCTCTCCGCCCAGGCCGCGCACGCCGACCCCAAGCCGACCAAGACCGAGGTCAAGGCGAAGGTCGACAAGCTCTACAGCGAGGCCGAGGCCGCCACCGAGAAGTACAACGGGGCCAAGGAGCAGCAGGAGAAGCTGAAGAAGGAGGTCGACGCCCTCCAGGACAAGGTCGCCCGCGAGCAGGCCGACCTCAACAGCCTCCGCGGCGAACTCGGTTCGCTCGCCACCGCGCAGTACCGCTCCGGCGGCATCGACCCCTCCGTGCAGCTCTTCTTCTCCTCGGACCCGGACACCTTCCTCGACCAGGCCTCGGCCCTGGACAGCCTCACGGCCAAGCAGGCCGAGTCGCTGGAGAAGATCCAGGCCAAGCAGCGCACCCTCGCCCAGGAGCGCAAGGAGGCCCAGGCGAAGCTCTCCGAGCTCTCCGAGGTCCGCGACGCCCTCGGTGCGAACAAGAAGAAGTTCCAGAAGAAACTGTCCGACGCGCAGACGCTGCTGAACACCCTCACCGCCGCCGAGCGCCAGAAGATGGCCGACGAGGACGCGCGCGCCAGCCGGTCCGCGGGTACCCGCGTCGACCTGGGCAACGAAGCCCCCGCCTCCGCCCTCGGCGCCGCCGCCCTCGCCAACGCCGCGACGCAGATCGGCAAGCCGTACGTCTCCGGCGGCACGGGCCCCAGCTCGTTCGACTGCTCGGGCCTCACGCAGTGGGCCTACGCGCAGGCAGGTGTCGCGATCACCCGCACCACGTACACCCAGATCAACCAGGGCACCCGGATCGGCCGCAGCCAGCTGAAGCCGGGCGATCTGGTGTTCTTCAACAACACCGAGCACGTGGCCCTCTACGCGGGCGACAACACGGTGCTGCACGCCCCGCACCCCGGCGCGTACGTCCGCTACGAGTCGATGAACACCATCGGCAGCTTCCAGGTCGGCGTCCGCATCTGA